A portion of the Cololabis saira isolate AMF1-May2022 chromosome 17, fColSai1.1, whole genome shotgun sequence genome contains these proteins:
- the tmem14a gene encoding transmembrane protein 14A codes for MDWIGFGYAAAIVFGGFMGYKRKASVMSLMAGLVFGGLSAYGAYNISNDPKDIQVSFLSAGLLSVIMGMRYKKSGKLLPAGIMAGLSLLMVFRLLLLTMK; via the exons atggattggattggatttgGTTATGCTGCAGCCATCGTTTTTGGAGGATTTATGGGATACAAAAGAAAAG CCAGCGTCATGTCACTAATGGCAGGTTTAGTTTTTGGTGGATTATCTGCTTATGGGGCCTATAACATCTCCAATGACCCAAAGGATATCCAGGTGTCGTTCC TTTCTGCAGGACTCCTCTCAGTTATCATGGGAATGAGATACAAGAAATCAGGAAAATTACTGCCTGCAGGCATTATGGCAGGATTGAG TTTGTTGATGGTGTTTCGTCTGTTGCTCCTGACCATGAAGTGA
- the gsta.1 gene encoding glutathione S-transferase, alpha tandem duplicate 1 — protein sequence MSDKVILHYFNGRGRMESIRWLLAFAGVEFEERYLSTREDYEKLQSDGSLMFQQVPMVEIDGMKLVQTKAILQYVAEKYQLHGKNLKDRAMVNMYCEGLMDLMEMIMILPFIPNPKPKVDNIESKAKERYLPVFEKALSGAIYLVGDNVTIADVQLLECTLMLEEKLPGILADFSNVKSFQGRMLNCKAAKEFLQPGSNRKPQPDETYVKTVVEVLKLTF from the exons ATGTCTGACAAAGTAATCCTGCACTACTTCAATGGCAGAGGGAGAATGGAGTCAATCCGCTGGCTTTTGGCATTTGCAGGGGTGGag TTTGAAGAGAGATATCTGTCCACCAGAGAGGACTATGAAAAACTTCAGAgtg ATGGATCACTCATGTTTCAACAGGTTCCCATGGTGGAAATTGATGGTATGAAACTTGTTCAGACAAAAGCAATCTTGCAATACGTTGCAGAGAAGTACCAACTCCATGGAAAAAATCTCAAAGACCGCGCCAT GGTCAACATGTACTGTGAGGGACTGATGGATCTCATGGAGATGATCATGATCTTGCCCTTCATCCCAAACCCAAAACCAAAAGTGGACAACATTGAGAGTAAAGCAAAGGAGCGCTACCTACCGGTGTTTGAAAAG GCGCTGTCTGGAGCCATTTACCTGGTCGGAGATAATGTAACCATTGCAGACGTACAGCTTCTTGAATGCACACTGATGCTGGAGGAGAAATTACCTGGAATCCTGGCTGACTTTTCCAATGTCAAG AGTTTTCAGGGCAGGATGTTAAATTGTAAAGCCGCCAAAGAGTTTCTGCAGCCAGGCAGCAACAGGAAGCCACAGCCAGATGAAACTTATGTGAAGACGGTTGTAGAAGTCCTCAAATTGACTTTTTGA